From the genome of Proteus vulgaris, one region includes:
- a CDS encoding acyl-CoA thioester hydrolase/BAAT C-terminal domain-containing protein, whose translation MRTSLLFFLSTFLLPSFTGYAKISTHLLPRKDGSEINYYLDKRAEKNQTLIVLMQGSDCNSIKNNMFIQETFGKWLPDSDVLMVEKYGITAQLPYSQYNDERLNCPISYKRHDNPKQRFEDYEVILNKLSSQYPNIILIGGSEGATMVHLVIAKRNDIKAAIAINGGGRFFLDDVLYNIRHTTPKEHVEDAVKGFQQFADAIKNNQIDDEQFISEHSKIWWQQFFTIDLLKVIKSNQHTPILIIQTLNDTNVNVDSFHQLSQDINQPNVKFIKYDKLDHGFYNEQGERLTSEIIRDIQQWYTLFMK comes from the coding sequence ATGCGTACTTCACTTCTATTTTTTCTCTCTACTTTTTTGCTTCCTTCTTTTACAGGTTATGCCAAAATATCGACACATCTACTTCCACGCAAAGATGGTAGTGAAATTAACTATTACTTGGATAAACGAGCTGAAAAAAATCAAACCCTGATAGTGTTAATGCAAGGCTCTGACTGTAATAGCATTAAAAACAACATGTTTATTCAAGAAACATTTGGCAAATGGTTACCTGATAGTGATGTTTTAATGGTAGAAAAATACGGTATTACAGCCCAATTGCCCTATTCTCAATATAATGATGAACGTCTTAATTGTCCTATAAGCTATAAACGTCATGATAATCCGAAGCAACGATTTGAAGATTATGAAGTTATTTTAAATAAATTATCATCGCAGTACCCAAATATTATTTTAATTGGTGGAAGTGAAGGCGCTACGATGGTGCATTTAGTGATAGCTAAACGCAATGATATTAAAGCCGCTATTGCAATAAATGGAGGCGGTCGTTTTTTTCTTGATGATGTTCTTTATAATATCCGTCATACCACACCGAAAGAACACGTCGAAGATGCTGTAAAGGGCTTTCAGCAATTTGCTGATGCGATAAAAAATAATCAAATTGATGATGAACAATTTATAAGCGAACACAGCAAAATATGGTGGCAGCAATTTTTTACTATTGATTTACTTAAAGTAATTAAAAGCAATCAACACACCCCTATCTTAATTATTCAAACACTCAATGACACAAATGTAAACGTTGATAGCTTCCATCAACTAAGCCAAGATATTAACCAACCTAATGTGAAATTTATTAAATACGATAAATTAGATCATGGATTTTATAATGAACAAGGCGAACGTTTAACAAGTGAAATAATCAGAGATATACAGCAATGGTATACGCTATTTATGAAATAG
- the fetA gene encoding iron efflux ABC transporter ATP-binding subunit FetA, producing the protein MESTTALLRLDKIGYRIDNKTILDNVNFELQPSEFKLITGPSGCGKSTLLKLISSLLSPTSGSIFFEKKNYLTLSPEAYRQQVSYCTQTPMLFDETVYDNLKFPYLLRKLSVDDKKLAHDLDYFCLPISIMKKGINELSGGEKQRISLIRNLQFMPKILLLDEITSALDEDNKTKVNDIIHHYVKDQNLAVLWVTHDQNEIKHADDVILLPSHNDA; encoded by the coding sequence ATGGAAAGTACAACTGCACTTTTACGGCTTGATAAAATAGGCTATCGAATTGACAACAAAACTATCCTCGACAACGTAAATTTTGAACTTCAGCCTTCTGAATTTAAACTTATTACAGGCCCTTCGGGGTGTGGTAAGAGTACCTTACTTAAGCTTATTTCCTCTCTGCTATCTCCCACCAGCGGTAGCATTTTCTTCGAAAAGAAAAATTATTTAACGCTCTCACCAGAAGCGTATCGTCAGCAAGTTTCTTACTGTACACAAACTCCGATGTTATTTGATGAAACTGTTTACGATAACCTTAAGTTTCCTTATTTATTACGAAAACTTTCTGTGGATGACAAAAAACTGGCACACGATTTAGATTATTTTTGCTTGCCCATATCTATTATGAAAAAAGGGATCAACGAGCTTTCTGGTGGTGAAAAACAACGTATTTCATTAATAAGAAATCTGCAATTTATGCCTAAAATCTTATTGCTTGATGAAATAACAAGTGCATTAGATGAAGATAATAAAACAAAAGTAAATGACATTATTCACCACTATGTTAAAGATCAAAATCTCGCCGTGTTATGGGTCACTCACGATCAAAATGAAATAAAACACGCTGATGATGTGATTTTATTACCTTCTCACAATGATGCCTGA
- the fetB gene encoding iron efflux ABC transporter permease subunit FetB, giving the protein MNEHTISNESLIFSLLLVLVAILISRKEKLSLEKDIIWSTARAIVQLLIVGYVLTYIFHVDHFILTFLMVLFICYNAAHNAKKRSKYIKDIFLISFTAITTGALLTLTILLLTSSIAFTPIQIIPITGMIAGNAMIATGLCYNNLGQRFQNQQQQLQEMLSLGATPKLASMSIIRDSIKSSLIPTVDAAKTVGIVSLPGMMSGLIFAGVDPLQAVKYQIMVTFMLMATASISTIIACYLTYKKFFNQRHQLINLENS; this is encoded by the coding sequence ATGAACGAACATACGATTAGCAATGAATCTCTTATTTTCTCACTTTTACTCGTTCTTGTGGCTATTCTAATTAGCCGTAAAGAAAAATTATCATTAGAAAAAGATATTATTTGGAGTACCGCTAGAGCCATTGTCCAACTCTTAATTGTTGGCTATGTATTGACCTATATATTCCATGTAGACCATTTTATTCTCACCTTTTTAATGGTGCTATTTATCTGTTATAACGCAGCACATAACGCTAAAAAACGCAGTAAATATATTAAAGATATTTTTCTTATCTCTTTTACGGCTATTACCACCGGGGCACTATTAACCCTAACTATTTTATTACTCACTAGTTCGATTGCTTTTACTCCTATACAAATCATCCCTATTACCGGAATGATTGCAGGTAACGCAATGATAGCTACTGGCCTTTGTTATAATAATTTAGGGCAACGTTTTCAAAATCAGCAACAGCAATTACAAGAGATGTTAAGTCTTGGAGCTACCCCTAAACTAGCCTCAATGAGTATTATCAGAGACAGTATTAAATCTTCATTAATCCCAACGGTTGATGCGGCAAAAACCGTCGGTATTGTAAGTTTACCAGGTATGATGTCAGGGCTCATTTTTGCAGGTGTTGATCCATTACAAGCCGTGAAATATCAAATTATGGTGACGTTTATGTTGATGGCAACAGCCAGTATTTCGACTATAATTGCATGTTACTTAACCTATAAAAAATTCTTTAATCAACGCCATCAGCTAATTAATTTAGAAAATAGTTAA
- a CDS encoding DNA/RNA non-specific endonuclease produces the protein MKRITPIILSFLMISTSYANTDITVESNANVGSSLLTSDRDISKRSMNDENCGIGCPLGGSETTIQRDVYTLNNNSETKFADWVAYLVTKDSIGSGKARNWKKDPALGNDETLSPADYKNANATLKVDRGHQAPLASLAALPGWSALNYLSNITPQKADLNQGAWVRLEDQERNLAKAGHKVFTVTGPIYERDMGKLPSTDKDHTIPSAYFKVVFLNDSPENSSYAAFIMDQQIPKKADFCEFQVTAEEVEARTGLTLWSQLPESAQDVKSQAGELVKKMGCTVLK, from the coding sequence ATGAAACGTATTACACCTATTATTTTATCATTTCTTATGATCTCCACCAGTTATGCGAATACCGATATAACTGTTGAATCTAATGCTAATGTTGGATCTTCATTGTTAACTTCAGATCGTGATATTTCCAAGCGTTCAATGAATGATGAAAATTGTGGCATTGGTTGTCCATTAGGAGGAAGTGAAACCACTATCCAAAGAGATGTTTATACATTAAATAATAATAGCGAAACCAAGTTTGCAGACTGGGTTGCTTATTTAGTAACCAAAGACAGCATCGGTAGTGGTAAAGCGCGTAACTGGAAAAAAGATCCGGCTTTAGGCAATGATGAAACCTTATCGCCAGCGGATTACAAAAATGCCAATGCCACATTAAAAGTTGACCGTGGTCATCAGGCGCCTTTAGCTTCATTGGCTGCATTACCAGGTTGGAGTGCACTTAACTATCTTTCTAATATCACACCACAGAAAGCAGATCTAAACCAAGGTGCATGGGTGCGATTAGAAGATCAAGAGCGTAATTTGGCAAAAGCAGGCCACAAAGTCTTTACAGTGACAGGCCCTATCTATGAAAGAGATATGGGTAAATTGCCAAGTACAGATAAAGACCACACAATTCCAAGTGCTTATTTTAAAGTGGTTTTTCTAAATGATTCACCAGAAAATTCTTCTTATGCGGCGTTTATTATGGATCAACAAATACCGAAAAAAGCAGATTTTTGTGAATTCCAAGTAACTGCGGAAGAAGTGGAAGCACGAACAGGTTTAACACTTTGGAGCCAGTTACCTGAAAGCGCTCAAGATGTAAAATCTCAAGCTGGTGAGTTAGTTAAAAAAATGGGGTGTACGGTATTAAAGTAA
- a CDS encoding PhzF family phenazine biosynthesis protein, whose translation MQNSTILPIEHEIKVYLVNAFTRNNSGGNPAGVVLNPPNLSDTQKIEIARLVGFSETAFVYTAKETDFKVDFFTPEGEVDFCGHATLATFYTLASLNLIESGSYTQKTKAGILSVAVNSQSIVMEQTRPVMRQGPNIDVVATALGVDRDVIEKTGLPITIISTGLHDIIVPVQPGSLDTLQPNFDAIANLSREFNTIGFHVFELSQDTAITAHCRNFAPLYGINEESATGSSSGALGCYLVNYVFPNETYFLLEQGRAMGCSSLLEVTINSHAQEILRVSVGGQAAIFGEKTIHI comes from the coding sequence ATGCAAAACAGCACCATCCTCCCCATTGAGCACGAAATAAAGGTATACCTTGTAAACGCATTTACTCGAAATAATTCTGGAGGTAACCCTGCAGGTGTCGTACTTAATCCCCCTAATCTAAGTGATACACAAAAAATAGAGATCGCGCGTTTAGTTGGTTTTTCTGAAACAGCATTTGTCTATACAGCCAAAGAGACAGATTTTAAGGTTGATTTTTTCACTCCAGAAGGAGAAGTTGATTTTTGTGGGCACGCAACATTAGCCACCTTCTATACTCTGGCCTCACTTAATCTCATTGAGTCGGGTAGTTACACGCAAAAAACAAAAGCGGGTATTCTAAGTGTCGCAGTAAACTCACAAAGTATTGTTATGGAGCAAACACGTCCTGTTATGCGTCAAGGTCCTAATATTGATGTTGTCGCCACAGCATTGGGTGTAGACCGTGATGTTATTGAAAAAACGGGCTTACCTATTACGATCATTTCGACAGGTTTACACGATATCATTGTGCCTGTGCAACCTGGTTCACTAGATACTTTACAACCCAACTTTGATGCGATTGCAAACCTAAGTCGTGAATTTAACACCATTGGTTTTCACGTATTTGAATTAAGCCAAGATACCGCCATTACAGCTCATTGCCGAAATTTTGCGCCTTTGTATGGTATTAATGAAGAATCTGCAACGGGCAGTTCTAGCGGAGCATTAGGCTGCTATTTGGTCAATTACGTTTTTCCTAATGAAACTTATTTTCTTTTAGAACAAGGTCGGGCGATGGGATGCTCATCATTGCTTGAAGTGACGATTAATTCACACGCTCAGGAAATTCTTCGTGTTAGTGTTGGCGGGCAAGCCGCTATATTCGGAGAAAAGACAATTCATATTTAA
- a CDS encoding YcgN family cysteine cluster protein, whose amino-acid sequence MTKAFWQTKTLDEMSDDEWESLCDGCGQCCLHKLMDDDTDEIYFTNVACNQLNIKTCQCSNYEDRFRYEPDCIKLTRYNLPTFEWLPLTCAYRLLAEGKTLQSWHPLIAGNKAKMHQGNISVRYIAVPETEVEDWEDHILNRPKGRG is encoded by the coding sequence ATGACAAAGGCTTTTTGGCAGACTAAAACATTAGATGAAATGAGTGATGATGAGTGGGAATCACTTTGTGACGGATGTGGACAATGTTGTTTACACAAGTTAATGGATGATGATACCGACGAAATATATTTTACCAATGTCGCTTGTAATCAACTTAATATTAAGACTTGCCAATGCAGTAATTACGAAGATCGTTTCCGTTATGAGCCAGATTGTATCAAGCTTACACGGTATAATTTACCGACATTTGAGTGGTTACCACTGACATGTGCGTATCGTCTTCTTGCTGAAGGCAAAACATTACAAAGTTGGCATCCACTTATTGCGGGAAATAAAGCAAAAATGCACCAAGGTAATATATCTGTAAGGTATATTGCAGTGCCAGAAACGGAAGTTGAAGATTGGGAAGATCATATTCTTAATCGTCCGAAAGGGCGTGGTTAA
- a CDS encoding fumarylacetoacetate hydrolase family protein encodes MYQHRDWEGALLDFPVNKVICVGSNYANHIKEMGSVRSEEPVIFIKPETAMCDLRQPIAIPKDMGAVHHEIELAVLIGQPLKQANEDRVDRAIAGFGIGLDLTLRDLQGKLKKAGQPWEKSKAFDGSAPLSGFIPVNSFGDPQNADLMLRVNDEIRQQGNSRDMLTPVLPLISYMSRFFTLRPGDVILTGTPEGVGPLESGDMLVLSVNEHQLTTRVI; translated from the coding sequence ATGTATCAACATCGCGATTGGGAAGGTGCGTTACTTGATTTCCCTGTCAATAAAGTCATTTGTGTTGGTAGTAACTATGCAAATCACATTAAAGAGATGGGTTCAGTTCGTTCAGAAGAACCAGTGATTTTTATCAAGCCAGAAACTGCTATGTGCGATCTTCGACAACCTATTGCAATTCCAAAAGATATGGGTGCCGTTCATCACGAAATTGAATTAGCTGTACTTATTGGTCAACCACTCAAACAAGCTAATGAAGATCGTGTTGATCGCGCAATTGCGGGTTTCGGTATTGGTCTTGATCTTACGTTACGTGATTTACAAGGTAAATTGAAAAAAGCAGGACAACCATGGGAAAAAAGTAAAGCGTTTGACGGCTCTGCACCGCTGTCAGGTTTTATTCCCGTCAATTCTTTTGGTGATCCACAAAATGCCGATTTAATGTTACGTGTTAATGACGAGATTCGTCAGCAGGGTAACAGTCGTGATATGCTTACTCCTGTTTTACCCCTTATCAGCTATATGTCTCGCTTTTTTACCCTACGTCCTGGTGATGTGATTTTAACGGGAACACCTGAAGGTGTTGGCCCTCTAGAATCGGGTGATATGTTGGTATTAAGTGTTAACGAGCATCAGCTGACAACGCGGGTTATTTAA
- a CDS encoding lytic murein transglycosylase produces MFKYSFIAVIVSGLMLSACTNSQQKLAERQIIAPEATAVETQKTPLWKQVDIASLEQAFPKDARTAAQFPAYVEALKLKAVQLGYKQETIDFAFSEAHFIERVIKSDRNQPEKKITLDVYLPRIVTNGRLTQGAKLYQENQDTLEQISKKYGVPANYIVALWGLESGFGKVQGKEDVVSALATLAFEGRREELFVRQLMAALEIIEEGHLPQGQRLKGSWAGAMGQTQFMPSSFLTYAADGNGDGKIDIWNTREDAFASAANYLATEGWKSGLPWGEQVTLSVDFNQQLEGIKAEQQKTVAQWKALGVQLPANSQLSDNMQVWLIIPDDDLHRSYLVTQNFRTIMHWNSSYFFALSIVTMADGVANKINSLPNAG; encoded by the coding sequence ATGTTCAAATATTCGTTCATCGCTGTGATTGTTTCTGGTTTAATGCTATCAGCGTGTACTAATAGCCAACAAAAATTGGCGGAAAGACAAATTATTGCGCCAGAGGCAACGGCAGTTGAAACACAAAAAACACCTCTATGGAAACAAGTGGATATTGCATCATTAGAACAGGCTTTTCCTAAAGATGCTCGAACAGCTGCACAATTTCCTGCTTATGTTGAAGCACTGAAATTGAAAGCGGTTCAATTGGGATATAAACAAGAAACAATAGATTTTGCTTTTTCAGAAGCACATTTTATTGAACGAGTAATTAAATCGGATCGAAATCAACCAGAAAAGAAAATTACACTCGATGTTTATTTACCTCGCATTGTTACCAATGGTCGTTTAACCCAAGGGGCTAAACTTTACCAAGAAAATCAAGATACCTTAGAACAAATCAGCAAAAAATATGGTGTACCTGCAAACTATATTGTTGCGTTATGGGGACTTGAGAGTGGGTTTGGTAAGGTACAAGGCAAAGAAGATGTCGTTTCTGCACTGGCTACACTAGCGTTTGAAGGTCGTCGAGAAGAGCTATTTGTACGCCAACTTATGGCAGCACTTGAAATTATTGAGGAAGGGCACTTACCTCAAGGACAGCGCCTCAAAGGTTCCTGGGCGGGAGCTATGGGACAAACTCAGTTTATGCCATCTTCTTTCCTTACTTATGCTGCAGATGGCAATGGTGACGGAAAAATCGATATCTGGAATACGCGTGAAGATGCATTTGCTTCGGCTGCTAATTATTTAGCGACTGAAGGCTGGAAAAGTGGACTTCCTTGGGGGGAACAGGTTACTTTATCAGTAGATTTTAACCAGCAACTTGAAGGCATTAAGGCCGAGCAACAAAAAACAGTCGCTCAATGGAAAGCATTAGGCGTTCAATTGCCTGCTAATAGCCAATTAAGTGACAATATGCAGGTATGGTTAATAATTCCAGATGATGATTTACACAGAAGTTATTTAGTGACACAAAACTTCCGCACAATTATGCATTGGAATAGTTCTTACTTCTTTGCCCTCAGTATTGTCACAATGGCTGATGGCGTTGCTAATAAAATAAACTCACTGCCTAACGCGGGTTAG
- a CDS encoding YcgL domain-containing protein: MICAIYRSTKRDQTYLYIEKKDDFSRIPDELLQSFGEPQFAMLLNLADRQRLAHADIEKVKKALVEQGFYLQVPPPVESMLNAYLDELKKSEKTE; the protein is encoded by the coding sequence ATGATTTGTGCAATTTATCGTAGTACCAAACGTGATCAAACTTATTTATACATCGAAAAAAAGGATGATTTTTCTCGAATTCCGGACGAATTATTACAAAGTTTTGGTGAACCTCAATTTGCAATGTTGCTCAATCTCGCGGATAGACAGCGTTTAGCGCATGCCGACATTGAAAAAGTTAAAAAAGCATTAGTTGAGCAGGGTTTTTACTTACAAGTTCCACCACCTGTCGAAAGTATGTTAAATGCTTATTTAGATGAATTAAAAAAATCAGAAAAAACTGAATAA
- the minC gene encoding septum site-determining protein MinC → MSNTPIELKGSNFTLSVLHLNDGTPKVIRQAISEKIAQAPQFLKNAPVVINVSALAGDNIDFKKLRRIVEDAGLRVVGISGSSDAQQKEAIIAAQLPILNEGKIAKPTTQANNDKTNEAPSAVRQKTKIIHTPVRSGQRIYAQNSDLVVISNVSAGAELIADGNVHVYGILRGRVLAGASGDQESHIFCTHLSAELVSIAGQYWLSDQIPTDFVGKSVQLSLQENELTIENLI, encoded by the coding sequence ATGTCAAACACGCCCATTGAGTTAAAAGGCAGTAATTTTACCCTTTCGGTACTTCATTTAAATGATGGAACACCGAAAGTTATTCGTCAGGCAATTTCAGAAAAAATTGCACAAGCGCCTCAATTTCTGAAAAACGCGCCTGTGGTTATCAATGTCTCTGCATTAGCAGGTGACAATATTGATTTTAAAAAACTGAGGCGAATTGTAGAAGATGCTGGCTTACGTGTCGTGGGAATTAGTGGTAGTTCAGACGCTCAACAGAAAGAAGCGATAATTGCCGCACAGTTACCTATCTTAAATGAGGGTAAAATAGCTAAGCCAACAACTCAGGCAAATAACGATAAAACGAATGAAGCACCTTCAGCTGTGCGTCAAAAAACAAAAATCATCCATACTCCTGTACGTTCAGGACAGCGCATTTATGCTCAAAATAGCGATTTAGTGGTTATTAGTAATGTGAGTGCAGGCGCTGAATTAATTGCTGATGGTAATGTTCATGTTTACGGCATATTGCGTGGACGTGTACTGGCCGGAGCATCGGGTGATCAAGAGAGTCATATTTTTTGTACACATCTGTCTGCTGAACTTGTTTCCATTGCTGGCCAATATTGGCTAAGCGATCAAATTCCTACAGACTTTGTTGGTAAATCAGTACAACTGAGTTTGCAAGAGAATGAATTAACAATCGAGAACTTAATTTAG
- the minD gene encoding septum site-determining protein MinD produces the protein MARIIVVTSGKGGVGKTTSSAAISTGLAQKGHKTVVIDFDIGLRNLDLIMGCERRVVYDFVNVIQGDASLNQALIKDKRTENLFILPASQTRDKDALTRDGVEQVLDELDEMGFDFIICDSPAGIESGALMALYFADEAVITTNPEVSSVRDSDRILGILASKSRRAERGEDPIKEHLLLTRYNPGRVSRGDMLSMEDVLEILCIPLLGVIPEDQSVLRSSNQGEPVILDSESDAGKAYSDTVNRLLGEEHPFRFIEEEKKGFLKRLFGG, from the coding sequence ATGGCACGCATTATTGTTGTTACGTCAGGTAAAGGTGGGGTTGGTAAAACAACTTCCAGCGCGGCCATTTCTACCGGCCTCGCTCAAAAAGGTCATAAGACGGTTGTTATCGACTTTGATATTGGGTTACGTAATTTAGACCTTATCATGGGTTGTGAACGTAGAGTTGTTTATGATTTTGTTAACGTTATTCAGGGTGATGCCTCTTTGAATCAAGCATTGATTAAAGATAAGCGTACAGAAAACCTATTTATACTCCCTGCTTCACAAACAAGAGATAAAGACGCGCTCACTCGTGATGGTGTAGAACAAGTATTAGATGAACTCGATGAAATGGGTTTTGATTTTATTATTTGTGATTCTCCTGCAGGTATTGAAAGTGGTGCATTAATGGCCCTTTATTTTGCAGATGAAGCAGTCATCACAACAAACCCAGAAGTTTCATCTGTACGTGACTCCGACCGTATTTTAGGCATTCTTGCCTCTAAATCACGTCGTGCTGAGCGCGGTGAAGATCCAATTAAAGAACATCTGTTATTAACACGTTATAATCCAGGCCGAGTGAGCCGTGGTGATATGTTAAGCATGGAAGATGTTCTTGAAATTCTATGCATTCCACTTTTGGGTGTTATTCCCGAAGATCAATCTGTTTTACGTTCATCTAACCAAGGTGAACCAGTTATTTTAGATAGCGAGTCTGATGCAGGTAAAGCTTATTCAGATACAGTAAATCGTTTGTTAGGTGAAGAACATCCATTCCGTTTTATTGAAGAAGAGAAAAAAGGCTTTCTGAAACGCCTTTTTGGGGGGTAA
- the minE gene encoding cell division topological specificity factor MinE — protein MALLDFFLSRKKSTANIAKERLQIIVAERRRGDSEPAYLPDMKRDLLGVICKYVQIDPEMLSVQFEQKGDDISVLELNVTLPESEEPTK, from the coding sequence ATGGCTTTACTAGATTTTTTCCTGTCGCGTAAAAAGTCGACAGCTAATATTGCCAAGGAGCGTTTGCAAATTATCGTCGCTGAACGCCGCCGTGGTGATAGCGAGCCAGCTTATTTACCTGATATGAAAAGAGATTTATTAGGTGTTATCTGTAAGTATGTGCAGATAGATCCAGAGATGCTTTCTGTTCAATTTGAACAAAAAGGTGATGATATCTCTGTATTAGAGCTAAATGTGACCTTACCTGAAAGCGAAGAACCAACAAAGTAA
- the rnd gene encoding ribonuclease D, which yields MNYQLITTDTALETACKAASQASQIALDTEFVRIRTYYPHLGLIQMYDGKQISLIDPLAIINWAPFVELLTDPNIMKYLHAGSEDLEVFSHQFGCVPTPMIDTQVVAAFLGYPISCGFATLVEKYEDIALDKSESRTDWLARPLTEKQCQYASGDVFYLLPLAKKLIAEAQDAGYMDAITDECEMIAERRQETVVPELAYREISNAWQLKGQQLACLQMLAQWRLNQAKARDMALNFVVREEHLWSVARYLPSSLAELDALSLSGQEIRCHGRRLLDFVAKAKEIKDEDCPESISNIIEQPNYKKAFKAIKAVIQEISEGERYNPELLASRRQINQLLSIHWKIKEGKPELISRWRKALLEEKVSEILAQYP from the coding sequence TTGAATTATCAATTGATTACGACAGACACTGCATTAGAAACCGCTTGTAAAGCTGCATCACAAGCTTCACAAATCGCATTAGATACAGAGTTTGTCCGCATACGTACCTACTACCCACATCTTGGTTTGATCCAGATGTATGATGGTAAACAGATCTCTCTTATTGATCCCCTAGCAATAATAAATTGGGCTCCCTTTGTTGAATTATTAACTGATCCAAACATCATGAAATATCTCCATGCAGGGAGCGAAGATCTCGAAGTATTTTCCCACCAATTTGGTTGTGTTCCCACACCAATGATTGATACTCAAGTAGTTGCTGCCTTTTTGGGCTATCCGATTTCTTGTGGATTTGCAACGTTAGTTGAGAAATATGAAGATATCGCGTTAGATAAAAGTGAATCGCGCACTGACTGGTTAGCTCGCCCTTTAACGGAAAAACAGTGCCAATATGCCAGTGGTGATGTTTTCTATTTACTCCCTCTCGCTAAAAAGCTTATTGCAGAAGCACAAGACGCTGGTTATATGGACGCGATAACTGATGAATGTGAAATGATAGCAGAACGCCGTCAAGAAACTGTAGTACCTGAGCTTGCTTACCGTGAGATTAGCAATGCATGGCAATTAAAAGGCCAACAGTTAGCCTGTTTACAAATGCTTGCTCAATGGCGCTTAAATCAAGCTAAAGCTCGTGATATGGCATTAAACTTCGTTGTGAGAGAAGAGCATTTATGGTCTGTTGCTCGTTATCTTCCTTCTTCTTTAGCAGAATTAGATGCATTGTCACTCTCTGGACAAGAGATCCGTTGCCATGGTCGTCGCTTATTAGATTTTGTTGCGAAGGCGAAAGAAATTAAAGATGAAGATTGCCCTGAATCTATTAGCAATATTATTGAACAGCCAAACTATAAAAAAGCATTTAAAGCTATCAAGGCGGTTATTCAAGAAATTAGTGAAGGGGAACGATATAACCCCGAGCTATTGGCATCAAGAAGACAGATTAACCAATTATTGAGTATTCATTGGAAAATAAAAGAAGGGAAACCGGAACTTATTTCACGCTGGCGTAAAGCATTACTAGAAGAGAAAGTATCTGAAATTCTGGCGCAATATCCTTAA